The following are encoded together in the Capsulimonas corticalis genome:
- a CDS encoding sigma-70 family RNA polymerase sigma factor, which translates to MEEYREWIVLAQDEGAEMKERHRAFARVVRRFHGMAYAYAHGYLGDGRDAEDAAQESFVTVWLQLPKLRDPATFPAWLRRIVISQCCRLTRGRQIAIVALDSALGVGSNEYEPARLSELRMFREDVHAAIGSLGENERIAVMMFYIGGYTYHDIAEFLSVPLSTVKKRLYSARGRLRERMTEMMRETLGQDPNTATDTIMSTIQFFQALKAGDATEAARLLDERPALLTATMTDGYGIARQSPLAASIGAGKQVSVELLLTRGAATEDEVHTAAARGFRSIARVLVDAGGIDDDTLDAPAPDVRTFFRDVHSGDAERVKARLERQTDLSELRDRLGRTPLLIAAADGYADIVGILLDHGADIHAVDRTHRSALQHAAKNANWCNQGHTETIELLAAQGHAYDVFTVASAGVLSLVTQLVEAQPELVNVENDSGQTPLECAIIGFAKGASEVIEYLMTKNPVMNIWMASQFCDVERVRALLAADPELANAPRGEAGSKRPLHAVAQNWRPQEMAAAVVHLLAEHGADVNAVESGFGWTPLHACAEWWNDTQIAGALLEHGADVNARAAQGWTPLRYAVALGRDTMAAFLREHGGEE; encoded by the coding sequence TTGGAAGAGTATCGAGAGTGGATTGTGCTGGCGCAGGACGAAGGCGCGGAGATGAAGGAGCGGCATCGGGCGTTCGCGCGGGTCGTTCGGCGCTTCCACGGGATGGCGTATGCTTACGCGCACGGGTACTTGGGCGATGGGCGCGATGCGGAGGATGCTGCGCAGGAATCGTTCGTGACGGTGTGGCTTCAGCTGCCGAAGCTGCGCGATCCGGCGACGTTTCCGGCGTGGCTGAGGCGGATCGTGATTTCCCAGTGCTGCCGTTTGACGCGGGGCAGGCAGATCGCGATCGTTGCGCTGGACAGCGCGCTGGGAGTAGGCTCGAACGAATATGAACCGGCGCGGTTGTCCGAGCTGCGGATGTTCCGCGAGGATGTTCACGCCGCAATTGGGTCCTTGGGCGAGAATGAGCGGATTGCCGTGATGATGTTTTACATTGGTGGTTACACCTATCACGACATCGCCGAGTTCCTGAGCGTTCCCCTTTCGACTGTCAAAAAACGGCTTTATTCCGCTCGCGGTCGTCTCCGAGAAAGGATGACCGAGATGATGCGAGAGACATTGGGGCAAGATCCGAACACGGCGACGGACACGATTATGTCCACGATTCAATTCTTCCAGGCGCTTAAGGCGGGGGACGCGACGGAGGCGGCGCGGCTGCTTGACGAGCGCCCCGCGCTGCTGACCGCCACGATGACCGATGGCTATGGGATTGCGCGTCAGTCTCCGCTGGCCGCGTCCATCGGAGCCGGAAAGCAGGTGTCGGTGGAGCTTCTTCTGACACGAGGCGCCGCGACCGAAGACGAAGTCCACACGGCCGCCGCACGCGGCTTCCGGAGTATCGCCCGCGTTCTGGTGGACGCCGGAGGGATCGACGACGACACTCTCGATGCTCCCGCCCCCGACGTGCGGACGTTCTTCCGCGACGTTCATTCCGGCGACGCCGAGCGCGTCAAAGCGCGGCTGGAGCGGCAGACGGATCTTAGCGAACTTCGGGACCGTCTGGGCCGAACGCCTCTTCTGATCGCCGCCGCCGACGGCTATGCGGACATTGTAGGGATCCTTCTGGACCATGGGGCGGATATCCACGCTGTCGATCGGACGCATCGGAGCGCGCTTCAGCATGCGGCGAAGAACGCGAACTGGTGCAACCAGGGTCATACGGAAACGATCGAGCTGCTTGCGGCGCAGGGGCACGCCTATGACGTCTTTACGGTCGCGAGCGCCGGCGTGCTGTCTCTGGTGACGCAGCTTGTGGAAGCGCAGCCGGAGTTGGTGAATGTGGAGAACGACTCGGGGCAGACGCCGCTGGAGTGCGCGATCATCGGTTTCGCCAAAGGCGCGTCAGAGGTGATCGAGTACCTGATGACTAAGAACCCGGTGATGAATATCTGGATGGCGTCCCAGTTTTGCGATGTCGAGCGCGTGCGCGCTCTGCTCGCCGCCGACCCGGAGCTCGCCAATGCGCCGCGCGGCGAGGCCGGAAGTAAGAGGCCGCTGCACGCCGTCGCCCAGAACTGGCGACCCCAGGAGATGGCCGCCGCTGTCGTCCACCTGCTCGCCGAGCACGGCGCGGACGTGAACGCCGTTGAGAGTGGCTTCGGATGGACCCCGCTGCACGCCTGCGCCGAATGGTGGAACGACACCCAGATCGCCGGCGCGCTTCTGGAGCACGGCGCCGATGTGAACGCCCGCGCCGCTCAGGGCTGGACGCCGCTGCGCTACGCCGTCGCGCTGGGACGCGACACGATGGCGGCGTTTCTGCGGGAGCATGGAGGAGAGGAGTAA
- a CDS encoding RNA polymerase sigma factor yields the protein MQDHQLIRKYVESGSNDAFRTITARYINLVYATCLRQVGDRQTAEDATQAVFILLAQKAPRLKPDTPLAGWLFHASRLVARNARKRERRYAAMLRDARPQLETETTSDVALMLDDAVSRLSEKDRQAILLRFYQELSFAEIGARIGVSEDAAGKRVSRAVERLRVSLGKAGAGVLSISLLAILESDAAHSAPPELANTIAAAITGMGDYAGTSAGVLKLAQGAAQQMMRTKLIVTASSIGAIALCAGVAGTAYGRYASAPPHPSTQKTAAPLSATPQNPKVTLADGTIVELLGVTADQLLATVNGHAYSQNGWWTASGDAMADPPGTPSFRVGQTAGSYVPRELCFRVTTPASGTITTEGKLIGFTTSDYGGNLNADVAPAESAVVEANKPSYALITADLPDNRHEFGYRLGVSTGEWRVLADTPLTLRPARDDMFISHGGYVAGPSVNATGAPIVYYLDRNRKIVSQNLLPPGQTVGDEERRAEGLDAQGQIVAREADGIWSPESFLRIATIRLEHRPRMWAQFDHIAGCAKSEIPMPQAQPQFQQTMGDATVSVLAVVQSRADGHRCWLPDGTPITGKVQGLAFAGPDAWSISNNPGAHKIDVQYYTQHGRLSIIYDISRPQQGPPWRTFSAEVPGAGSPGQPATGRLPSSIPVTVHPGQSACALDIQVMATDPRLPPHRFHFDKIALRPRE from the coding sequence ATGCAGGATCATCAGCTCATTCGAAAATATGTGGAATCCGGATCCAACGACGCCTTTCGCACGATCACGGCGCGCTATATCAATCTCGTCTACGCGACGTGTCTGCGGCAGGTCGGCGACCGGCAGACGGCGGAAGACGCCACGCAGGCCGTGTTTATTCTTCTGGCGCAAAAGGCGCCGCGTTTGAAACCGGACACGCCGCTTGCCGGCTGGCTGTTCCACGCGTCGCGCCTGGTCGCCCGCAACGCCCGGAAACGAGAAAGGCGGTACGCCGCGATGCTGCGTGACGCTCGGCCGCAATTGGAAACGGAGACGACAAGCGATGTGGCGCTTATGCTGGACGACGCCGTCTCCCGGCTCTCGGAAAAGGATCGTCAGGCGATCCTTTTGCGTTTCTACCAGGAGCTTTCCTTCGCGGAAATCGGCGCGCGGATCGGCGTGTCGGAAGACGCCGCCGGGAAACGCGTTTCCCGCGCCGTGGAGCGGCTGCGCGTCAGCCTGGGCAAGGCTGGAGCCGGCGTCCTTTCCATATCGCTGCTGGCGATCCTGGAAAGCGACGCGGCGCACAGCGCGCCTCCGGAGCTGGCGAACACGATCGCGGCGGCCATCACGGGAATGGGAGATTATGCTGGAACGAGCGCGGGTGTCCTGAAACTCGCACAAGGAGCGGCCCAGCAAATGATGAGAACAAAATTGATCGTGACAGCGTCGTCAATCGGCGCCATCGCGCTTTGCGCGGGAGTAGCGGGAACGGCCTATGGGCGTTATGCAAGCGCGCCCCCTCACCCATCAACGCAGAAGACGGCGGCGCCCCTCTCGGCGACGCCGCAAAACCCGAAGGTCACGCTGGCCGACGGGACGATCGTCGAACTTCTCGGCGTGACAGCCGATCAGTTGCTCGCGACTGTCAACGGGCATGCCTATAGCCAGAACGGATGGTGGACCGCCTCTGGGGACGCGATGGCCGATCCACCGGGAACGCCGTCGTTCCGAGTCGGCCAAACTGCGGGCAGTTATGTCCCCCGCGAGCTTTGTTTTCGCGTGACGACTCCGGCCTCCGGAACGATCACGACCGAAGGCAAGCTCATCGGATTTACAACCAGCGACTACGGCGGCAATCTCAACGCCGATGTCGCTCCCGCCGAATCGGCCGTCGTGGAGGCGAACAAGCCGTCCTACGCGCTCATCACCGCGGACTTACCCGATAACCGGCATGAGTTCGGCTATCGGTTGGGGGTCTCAACAGGCGAATGGCGCGTCCTCGCGGACACGCCGCTGACTCTGCGCCCGGCGCGGGACGATATGTTCATCAGCCACGGCGGCTACGTCGCCGGTCCCAGCGTCAACGCCACGGGCGCGCCCATCGTTTATTACCTGGACAGAAATCGAAAAATCGTATCTCAGAATTTACTGCCGCCCGGCCAGACGGTCGGCGACGAGGAGCGCCGAGCCGAGGGATTGGACGCTCAGGGACAGATCGTCGCGCGGGAGGCGGACGGAATCTGGTCGCCGGAGAGCTTCTTGAGGATCGCCACGATCCGCCTCGAACACCGCCCCCGAATGTGGGCGCAGTTCGACCACATCGCCGGCTGCGCCAAGAGCGAAATTCCGATGCCCCAGGCCCAGCCGCAGTTCCAGCAGACCATGGGCGACGCAACCGTCAGCGTGCTCGCCGTGGTCCAGTCCAGAGCCGACGGGCATCGCTGCTGGCTGCCTGACGGAACACCGATCACCGGCAAGGTTCAGGGCCTCGCATTCGCCGGTCCGGACGCTTGGTCCATCAGCAACAACCCTGGCGCGCACAAAATCGATGTGCAGTATTACACCCAGCATGGCCGTTTGAGCATCATCTACGATATCTCTCGTCCACAGCAAGGCCCGCCCTGGCGAACCTTCTCCGCCGAGGTTCCCGGCGCCGGCTCGCCCGGACAGCCGGCCACCGGCCGCCTGCCGAGCAGCATCCCCGTAACAGTCCACCCGGGACAGTCCGCATGCGCCCTGGACATCCAAGTCATGGCGACCGACCCACGCCTGCCGCCGCATCGATTCCATTTCGACAAGATCGCCTTGCGGCCACGCGAATAA
- a CDS encoding helix-turn-helix transcriptional regulator, producing MERHLNAGSPSGELAGEACVSRYHFQRVFRDTMGETPGDLQRRLRLERAAHDLRQTPAPIAAIAFDAGYMSLEGFSRAFRRAYGELPSQFRKRLGADVALHGASLVHYDAQTRKLRTIQSKGEHPMDLVDRLLDNDYRAKRGLLTSALALTDAQLDATFFCQIQQVPWADPDKNLRETLNRMIDMGWWVSELFSSIGWASAADEASREKAHTITEMIARLDHFHTLYSPFVEYVKENNLWETTWVDSACEPPETFTYASLIESGLERGIFRRWMARQQLAQVGVQDGLW from the coding sequence ATGGAACGGCATCTCAACGCTGGATCTCCTTCGGGAGAACTGGCCGGTGAGGCGTGCGTGAGCCGATACCATTTTCAGCGCGTATTTCGCGATACGATGGGCGAAACGCCCGGCGACTTACAGCGACGACTGCGCTTGGAGCGCGCCGCCCACGATCTGCGCCAAACCCCGGCGCCGATCGCCGCCATTGCGTTTGACGCCGGCTATATGAGCCTGGAAGGGTTCTCACGCGCATTTCGACGCGCTTATGGAGAGCTTCCCAGCCAGTTTCGTAAGCGCCTCGGCGCCGACGTCGCCCTGCACGGCGCAAGCCTCGTTCACTACGACGCACAGACGCGCAAGCTGCGCACGATACAAAGCAAAGGAGAACATCCGATGGACCTCGTGGATCGTTTACTCGACAACGATTATCGCGCCAAGCGAGGACTGTTAACGTCCGCATTGGCTCTGACCGACGCCCAGCTCGACGCAACATTTTTCTGTCAAATCCAACAAGTCCCCTGGGCGGACCCAGACAAGAATCTGCGTGAAACGCTCAATCGAATGATCGACATGGGTTGGTGGGTCAGCGAACTCTTTAGCTCCATCGGCTGGGCATCCGCAGCGGATGAAGCGTCGCGTGAGAAAGCGCACACCATCACGGAAATGATCGCCCGCCTCGATCATTTCCACACCCTGTACTCACCGTTCGTCGAATACGTCAAAGAAAACAACCTCTGGGAAACAACATGGGTGGATAGCGCCTGCGAGCCTCCAGAAACGTTCACTTACGCCTCATTGATCGAGTCGGGACTGGAACGCGGAATATTCCGCCGCTGGATGGCCCGCCAGCAACTCGCACAAGTAGGCGTGCAGGACGGCTTGTGGTAA
- a CDS encoding ComEC/Rec2 family competence protein, whose protein sequence is MHRKHSWLWIVALSLLLTSCAHDPDAGKLRVTVIDVGQGDSILIETPTGHAMLIDGGGSNRDDEGDPRHVGLRTVVPYLRYRGIDHLDAIVLTHPHADHVGGLPDILREVHTDTVLDGTTLPFPSPAYAAFLTEVRNRHIPYRRVVRGTHLDFGDGVTADALNPPTGLPYGTATDNATMNNYSAVFLLSYGKTHMLLDGDAQLEAEENMLAAYPNLQADALKCGHHGAANATSDAWLDRVRPRYAAISCGLHNPFHHPNPATLARLKAHGVQAYVTATDGAVIFVSDGARVTATGAVKRSE, encoded by the coding sequence ATGCACCGTAAACACTCATGGTTGTGGATAGTTGCGCTTAGCCTTCTCCTCACCTCCTGCGCCCACGATCCCGACGCAGGCAAGCTACGCGTGACGGTGATCGATGTCGGCCAGGGCGACAGCATCTTGATCGAAACGCCGACGGGCCACGCGATGCTGATCGACGGCGGGGGCTCGAACCGGGACGATGAGGGCGATCCGCGCCATGTCGGTCTGCGCACGGTGGTCCCGTATCTGCGCTATCGCGGGATCGATCACCTGGACGCCATCGTGCTCACGCACCCGCATGCGGACCATGTCGGCGGTCTGCCGGATATCCTGCGTGAAGTCCACACGGACACCGTGCTTGACGGAACCACGCTCCCGTTCCCATCTCCCGCCTACGCCGCGTTTTTGACCGAGGTGCGCAATCGACATATCCCCTATCGCCGAGTCGTGCGCGGAACGCATCTGGACTTTGGCGACGGCGTGACCGCCGATGCGCTGAACCCGCCGACGGGGCTGCCTTATGGGACGGCGACCGACAATGCGACGATGAACAACTATTCGGCGGTCTTTCTGCTCTCCTACGGCAAAACCCATATGCTCTTGGACGGCGACGCACAACTCGAAGCTGAAGAAAATATGCTCGCCGCCTACCCCAACCTCCAGGCCGACGCGCTCAAGTGCGGCCACCACGGCGCCGCGAACGCCACATCCGACGCCTGGCTGGACCGCGTCCGCCCGCGCTACGCGGCGATCTCCTGCGGACTTCACAACCCTTTTCATCATCCGAACCCGGCGACGCTTGCGCGGCTGAAGGCGCATGGGGTTCAGGCTTACGTGACGGCGACGGACGGCGCGGTGATATTCGTGAGCGATGGGGCGCGGGTGACGGCCACGGGCGCAGTTAAGCGAAGCGAATAA
- a CDS encoding glycosyltransferase, translating into MARFLIGTIPVIGHINPIIPIAAELVARGHHVCWYTGEQFRLKVEMTGAAWRPMKRAVSFYGTQGMDAFPERMALQGVDRVRWDIENVFIPDAAKQADDLAEILADFPADAVLCDTMFLGARFLHERDGGPPWAKLNITVLGLPDTAGDAPPLGLGLTPGDGIAARARNRSLHWMSDNVLFRDLHQKYRDARRDYGLPEGNGTLTDDLLSPYLWLQGSVPSFEYPYRNLPPQVHFVGPLLPSSGSSFTLPSWSQEIERKQRPVVLVTQGTISVDPKDLIQPVCRALASEDILVIATTAGAPIDTPVPDNARIASFLPYDRILPHVDAVVTNGSYGTVQHALAYGVPMVASGATEDKIEVCARVEWSGVGVRVKGSPPREDHLRNAVKRVLSDSKFKTAAQRIQSEMQRRDGPKEAATLLEELARTKHPVTATRSPIGKN; encoded by the coding sequence TTGGCGCGTTTTTTGATCGGGACAATTCCCGTAATCGGACACATCAATCCCATCATTCCCATCGCCGCCGAGCTTGTCGCGCGCGGGCATCACGTTTGCTGGTATACCGGAGAGCAGTTCCGGCTCAAAGTGGAGATGACGGGCGCCGCGTGGCGTCCGATGAAGCGCGCCGTTTCGTTCTATGGGACGCAGGGGATGGACGCCTTTCCAGAGCGCATGGCGCTGCAGGGCGTGGACCGAGTCCGATGGGATATTGAGAACGTCTTTATTCCGGACGCCGCCAAACAGGCCGACGATCTCGCGGAGATCCTGGCGGACTTTCCCGCCGACGCCGTACTCTGCGACACCATGTTCCTGGGCGCCCGGTTTCTGCATGAACGGGACGGCGGGCCGCCCTGGGCGAAATTGAACATCACCGTTCTCGGTCTGCCGGACACGGCCGGCGACGCTCCGCCGCTCGGCCTGGGACTGACGCCCGGCGATGGAATCGCGGCGCGGGCGCGCAACCGCAGCCTTCATTGGATGTCGGACAATGTCCTGTTCCGAGACCTCCACCAGAAATACCGGGACGCGCGGCGCGACTACGGCCTTCCCGAAGGCAATGGGACGCTCACCGATGATCTCCTATCGCCCTATCTGTGGCTCCAAGGCTCCGTGCCGTCCTTTGAATATCCCTACCGGAATCTTCCGCCGCAGGTTCACTTCGTTGGGCCATTGCTGCCAAGCTCCGGATCGAGCTTTACGCTGCCGAGCTGGAGTCAGGAGATTGAACGCAAGCAGCGGCCGGTCGTGCTGGTGACTCAAGGGACCATCTCCGTCGATCCCAAAGACTTGATCCAGCCCGTCTGCCGCGCGCTCGCCTCGGAAGACATTCTGGTGATCGCGACCACCGCCGGCGCGCCGATCGACACGCCCGTTCCCGACAACGCGCGGATCGCCTCCTTCCTTCCCTACGACCGGATCCTGCCGCACGTCGACGCCGTCGTGACCAACGGCAGCTACGGAACCGTCCAGCATGCGCTCGCCTACGGCGTCCCCATGGTCGCCAGCGGAGCCACCGAAGACAAGATCGAAGTCTGCGCGCGTGTCGAATGGTCCGGCGTCGGCGTACGGGTCAAAGGCTCCCCGCCGCGCGAAGACCATCTGCGGAACGCCGTCAAACGCGTCTTATCGGATTCGAAATTCAAAACAGCGGCGCAGCGAATTCAAAGCGAGATGCAGCGGCGCGACGGCCCCAAAGAAGCGGCGACACTGCTGGAAGAACTCGCCCGCACCAAACACCCCGTCACCGCCACACGATCGCCAATCGGCAAGAATTGA
- a CDS encoding WD40 repeat domain-containing protein: MRKLPRKHLILFATGWIAALCVMIYWRMEYVRSHDPLQIAFVPSSNGYGTEIDRMAFSPDGHRIIAEDVGQSLSVWDIRKRQWALWLNKKRSQTPEYQSLAEPQFPKQYYGRYSGVYFPPDIPNFPPPKPIHKDTPDHLFSLSNDDFQTFSDLSASRKLIAYGYGNGILSVANIPRKRVLFATPSSHVESFPDGGGVYADTLCGLCFSPDEKLLATVSIHNDVSDYLSQRSSSDSIPGPDLQIALRDPHTGAVIRNWTWKHFRERWTDTVGGNTTPVTMTFSPDSRTLAIASETQVRLWNTATGISTRTLYDGNGTFKWTHRLVFFPHRPLLASSGWSGRLQIWNTQSGRLVQVFQAQPENYYGLEVAVSPDEKLIANSGRTEKGTAMLQIWDVSKL, translated from the coding sequence ATGAGAAAACTTCCACGAAAACATCTCATTCTCTTCGCCACCGGCTGGATTGCCGCGCTCTGCGTCATGATCTACTGGCGAATGGAGTACGTTCGGTCCCATGATCCCCTGCAAATCGCGTTTGTTCCCAGTTCCAACGGATACGGAACAGAGATCGACCGCATGGCGTTTTCTCCCGACGGCCATCGCATTATCGCGGAGGATGTGGGCCAAAGTCTCAGTGTTTGGGATATTCGGAAAAGGCAGTGGGCACTATGGCTAAATAAGAAAAGATCACAGACGCCCGAGTATCAGTCGCTGGCCGAGCCCCAATTTCCAAAACAGTATTACGGGCGCTATTCGGGCGTCTATTTTCCTCCGGATATTCCCAATTTCCCACCACCCAAACCTATACATAAGGACACGCCAGATCACCTGTTTAGCCTGAGCAACGACGACTTCCAAACTTTTAGCGATCTGTCCGCTTCAAGGAAGCTAATAGCCTATGGCTACGGAAACGGCATTCTCAGCGTCGCCAATATTCCTCGTAAGCGAGTACTGTTCGCAACCCCCTCTTCGCATGTGGAATCCTTCCCCGACGGCGGAGGCGTCTACGCGGATACTCTCTGCGGCCTGTGTTTCTCACCGGATGAGAAATTGCTCGCGACAGTCTCTATTCATAACGATGTTTCCGACTATCTCAGTCAACGATCGTCTTCCGATTCTATTCCCGGTCCCGATCTACAAATTGCATTGAGAGACCCACACACTGGCGCAGTCATCCGGAACTGGACATGGAAGCACTTTCGCGAACGTTGGACCGACACAGTGGGAGGGAACACCACTCCAGTTACGATGACGTTTTCCCCAGACAGCCGAACGTTAGCAATCGCGAGTGAGACGCAGGTACGGCTATGGAACACTGCCACCGGAATATCCACACGTACCTTATACGACGGCAACGGGACTTTTAAGTGGACTCATCGGCTTGTCTTCTTTCCACATCGCCCACTCCTGGCAAGCTCCGGATGGAGCGGAAGGCTGCAAATCTGGAATACGCAATCAGGACGGTTGGTCCAAGTCTTTCAAGCGCAGCCAGAAAACTACTACGGCCTGGAAGTGGCGGTTTCGCCGGATGAGAAGCTGATTGCGAACAGCGGGCGTACGGAAAAAGGAACGGCGATGCTCCAGATTTGGGATGTGTCGAAACTATGA
- a CDS encoding HDOD domain-containing protein, whose amino-acid sequence MTRHEYLDKILAKVTDVPTLPASVLHVMQMIEDPLCSAADLARVIQNDPGMATKVLKLANSPFYGFRQKITSIPQAVTLLGFATLKNALLSAAVFDMFRISGTGFDMPALWKHSVATATAAKLFAKRVRYPNSEKAFTAGLLHDVGKVMIARYLPSSLLTIVQTVHDKNVSIYDAEQHTIGLAHPSFGAWVISRWGLPTQLVEAVEYHHHPTRAKYAFDLAGIVYLANILTHRANIGNGGDLMIREVDPKVLEYFSMNESTLYDLRDALHAKRLEIEAFASIAASV is encoded by the coding sequence ATGACTCGACATGAATACCTGGATAAAATACTCGCGAAGGTCACGGATGTGCCGACGCTGCCGGCAAGCGTCCTGCACGTCATGCAAATGATCGAGGATCCGTTGTGTTCGGCGGCCGATCTTGCCCGCGTGATCCAAAATGATCCCGGCATGGCCACCAAAGTCCTCAAGCTCGCCAACTCCCCGTTTTACGGGTTTCGGCAGAAGATCACCAGCATCCCGCAGGCGGTCACGCTCCTGGGCTTCGCGACGCTGAAGAACGCGCTGCTTTCGGCGGCGGTCTTCGATATGTTTCGGATTTCCGGCACCGGGTTCGACATGCCCGCGCTTTGGAAGCACTCCGTGGCGACCGCAACCGCCGCGAAGCTCTTCGCCAAGCGCGTGCGATACCCCAACTCGGAAAAGGCGTTCACCGCCGGCCTGCTGCACGATGTCGGCAAGGTCATGATCGCCCGCTACCTGCCCAGCAGCCTGCTGACGATCGTCCAAACCGTGCATGACAAGAATGTCTCGATCTACGACGCCGAGCAGCATACGATCGGTCTGGCGCACCCGTCGTTCGGCGCCTGGGTCATCTCGCGCTGGGGCCTGCCCACGCAGCTCGTGGAGGCGGTGGAGTACCACCACCACCCCACCCGCGCCAAGTACGCCTTCGATCTGGCGGGCATCGTCTATCTGGCGAACATCCTGACGCACCGCGCCAATATCGGCAACGGCGGCGACCTGATGATCCGCGAGGTCGACCCCAAGGTCCTGGAATACTTCAGCATGAACGAATCGACGCTCTATGATCTGCGCGACGCCCTGCACGCCAAGCGCCTGGAGATCGAAGCATTCGCCAGCATCGCGGCGTCGGTCTAA